In one Choloepus didactylus isolate mChoDid1 chromosome 1, mChoDid1.pri, whole genome shotgun sequence genomic region, the following are encoded:
- the CLCN2 gene encoding chloride channel protein 2 isoform X4 translates to MAATAAAAAEEGMEPRALQYEQTLMYGRYTQDLGAFAKEEAARIRLGGPEPWRGPPSPRTPPELLEYGQSRCAHCRICTVHCHKFLVSRVGEDWIFLVLLGLLMALVSWAMDYAIAACLQAQQWMSRGLDANILLQYLAWVTYPIVLITFSAGFTQILAPQAVGSGIPEMKTILRGVVLKEYLTLKTFVAKVIGLTCALGSGMPLGKEGPFVHIASMCAALLSKFLSLFGGIYENESRNTEMLAAACAVGVGCCFAAPIGGVLFSIEVTSTFFAVRNYWRGFFAATFSAFIFRVLAVWNRDEETITALFKTRFRLDFPFDLQELPAFAVIGIASGFGGALFVYLNRKIVQVMRKQKTINRFLMKKRLLFPALVTLLISTLTFPPGFGQFMAGQLSQKETLVTLFDNRTWVRQGLVEELEPPSTSQAWSPPRANVFLTLVIFILMKFWMSALATTIPVPCGAFMPVFVIGAAFGRLVGESMAAWFPDGIHTDSSTYRIVPGGYAVVGAAALAGAVTHTVSTAVIVFELTGQIAHILPVMIAVILANAVAQSLQPSLYDSIIRIKKLPYLPELGWGRHQQYRVRVEDIMVRDVPHVALSCTFRDLRLALHRTKGRVLALVESPESMILLGSIERSQVVALLGAQLNPARRRQYMKEHRATQASLPSDQENAPGPKSSVRFQVNTEDSDFPAARGETHKPLKSALKRGPSNAMNLRESPTGNVEPVGIALRSLFCGSPPPEATSELEKAGSCDKRKLKRVRISLASDSDLEGEMTPEEILEWEEQQLDEPVNFSDCKIDPAPFQLVERTSLHKL, encoded by the exons ATGGCGGCCACGGCGGCCGCGGCGGCGGAGGAAGGGATGGAGCCGCGGGCGCTGCAGTACGAGCAGACCCTG ATGTATGGCCGGTATACTCAGGACCTTGGGGCCTTTGCCAAAGAGGAAGCTGCTCGGATCCGCCTGGGAGGGCCTGAGCCCTGGAGGGGTCCCCCATCCCCTCGGACTCCCCCAGAGCTCCTGGAATACGGACAGAGCCGTTGTGCCCACTGCCGCA TCTGTACTGTACACTGCCACAAGTTCCTAGTGTCCAGGGTTGGTGAAGACTGGATCTTCCTTGTCCTGCTGGGACTCCTCATGGCATTGGTGAGCTGGGCCATGGACTATGCCATCGCTGCCTGTCTGCAGG CTCAGCAGTGGATGTCCCGGGGCTTAGATGCCAACATCTTGCTGCAGTACCTGGCCTGGGTCACCTACCCCATCGTCCTCATCACTTTCTCAGCGGGATTCACACAGATCCTAGCTCCTCAGGCTGTTG GGTCCGGCATCCCCGAGATGAAGACCATCTTGCGGGGAGTGGTGCTGAAGGAATACCTCACCCTCAAGACCTTTGTAGCTAAGGTTATCGGTCTCACCTGTGCCCTGGGCAGCGGGATGCCGCTTGGCAAAGAG GGCCCTTTTGTGCATATCGCAAGCATGTGTGCCGCCCTGCTCAGCAAGTTCCTCTCCCTCTTTGGGGGCATCTATGAG AATGAATCCCGGAACACAGAGATGCTGGCGGCGGCCTGTGCAGTAGGCGTGGGCTGCTGCTTTGCAGCGCCCATTGGAG GCGTACTGTTCAGCATTGAGGTCACCTCCACCTTCTTTGCGGTGCGGAACTACTGGCGGGGCTTCTTTGCTGCCACCTTCAGTGCCTTCATCTTCCGGGTCTTGGCTGTCTGGAACCGTGATGAAG AGACTATCACTGCTCTCTTCAAAACTCGATTCCGGCTCGACTTCCCCTTTGACCTGCAGGAACTGCCAGCCTTTGCTGTCATTGG CATTGCTAGTGGCTTTGGGGGAGCCCTCTTTGTGTACCTGAACCGGAAGATTGTCCAGGTGATGCGGAAGCAGAAAACCATCAACCGCTTCCTCATGAAGAA ACGCCtgctcttcccagctctggtGACCCTGCTCATCTCTACTCTGACCTTCCCCCCTGGCTTCGGACAGTTCATGGCTGGACAG CTCTCACAGAAAGAGACACTGGTCACCCTGTTTGACAACCGGACATGGGTCCGCCAGGGCTTGGTGGAGGAGCTAGAGCCACCCAGCACTTCACAGGCCTGGAGCCCTCCGCGTGCCAATGTCTTCCTTACTCTGGTCATCTTCATTCTCATGAAG TTCTGGATGTCTGCGCTGGCTACCACCATCCCGGTGCCCTGTGGGGCCTTCATGCCAGTCTTTGTCATTG GAGCAGCATTTGGGCGTCTGGTGGGCGAAAGCATGGCTGCCTGGTTCCCTGATGGGATCCACACGGACAGCAGCACCTACCGGATTGTCCCCGGAGGCTACGCAGTGGTGG GAGCAGCCGCACTGGCGGGAGCAGTGACGCACACAGTGTCCACGGCCGTGATTGTGTTCGAGCTCACGGGCCAAATTGCCCACATCCTGCCTGTCATGATTGCCGTCATCCTGGCCAATGCTGTTGCCCAGAGCCTCCAGCCCTCACTCTATGACAGCATCATCCGCATCAAGAAGCTGCCCTATCTACCTGAGCTAGGCTGGGGCCGCCACCA GCAATACCGGGTGCGAGTGGAGGATATTATGGTGCGGGATGTTCCCCATGTGGCTCTCAGCTGCACCTTCCGGGACCTGCGGTTGGCACTGCACAGGACCAAGGGCCGCGTGTTGGCTCTAGTGGAGTCCCCCG AGTCCATGATTCTGCTGGGCTCCATCGAGCGCTCACAGGTGGTGGCATTGCTGGGGGCCCAGCTGAACCCGGCCCGCCGGCGGCAATACATGAAAGAGCATCGAGCTACCCAGGCCTCTCTACCATCTGACCAGGAGAATGCTCCTGGTCCCAAGAGTTCCGTTCGCTTTCAG GTGAACACAGAGGACTCCGACTTCCCTGCAGCCCGGGGGGAGACTCACAAGCCCCTAAAGTCTGCTCTCAAGAGGGGGCCCAGCAATGCCATGAACCTCAGGGAGAGTCCCACAG GGAATGTGGAGCCAGTGGGCATCGCACTGAGGAGCCTCTTCTGTGGGAGTCCACCTCCTGAGGCTACTTCAGAG TTGGAGAAGGCGGGATCATGTGACAAGCGCAAGTTGAAGCGGGTCCGAATCTCTCTGGCG AGCGACTCAGACCTGGAAGGCGAGATGACCCCCGAGGAG ATTCTGGAGTGGGAGGAGCAGCAATTGGATGAACCTGTCAACTTCAGTGACTGTAAAATTGACCCTGCTCCCTTCCAGCTGGTGGAGCGGACCTCCCTGCACAAG CTGTGA
- the CLCN2 gene encoding chloride channel protein 2 isoform X2, with protein MAATAAAAAEEGMEPRALQYEQTLMYGRYTQDLGAFAKEEAARIRLGGPEPWRGPPSPRTPPELLEYGQSRCAHCRICTVHCHKFLVSRVGEDWIFLVLLGLLMALVSWAMDYAIAACLQAQQWMSRGLDANILLQYLAWVTYPIVLITFSAGFTQILAPQAVGSGIPEMKTILRGVVLKEYLTLKTFVAKVIGLTCALGSGMPLGKEGPFVHIASMCAALLSKFLSLFGGIYENESRNTEMLAAACAVGVGCCFAAPIGGVLFSIEVTSTFFAVRNYWRGFFAATFSAFIFRVLAVWNRDEETITALFKTRFRLDFPFDLQELPAFAVIGIASGFGGALFVYLNRKIVQVMRKQKTINRFLMKKRLLFPALVTLLISTLTFPPGFGQFMAGQLSQKETLVTLFDNRTWVRQGLVEELEPPSTSQAWSPPRANVFLTLVIFILMKFWMSALATTIPVPCGAFMPVFVIGAAFGRLVGESMAAWFPDGIHTDSSTYRIVPGGYAVVGAAALAGAVTHTVSTAVIVFELTGQIAHILPVMIAVILANAVAQSLQPSLYDSIIRIKKLPYLPELGWGRHQQYRVRVEDIMVRDVPHVALSCTFRDLRLALHRTKGRVLALVESPESMILLGSIERSQVVALLGAQLNPARRRQYMKEHRATQASLPSDQENAPGPKSSVRFQVNTEDSDFPAARGETHKPLKSALKRGPSNAMNLRESPTGNVEPVGIALRSLFCGSPPPEATSESDSDLEGEMTPEEILEWEEQQLDEPVNFSDCKIDPAPFQLVERTSLHKTHTIFSLLGVDHAYVTSIGRLIGIVTLKELRKAIEGSVTAQGVKVRPPLASFRDSATSSSDTETTEVHALWGPRSRHGLPREGSPSDSDDKCQ; from the exons ATGGCGGCCACGGCGGCCGCGGCGGCGGAGGAAGGGATGGAGCCGCGGGCGCTGCAGTACGAGCAGACCCTG ATGTATGGCCGGTATACTCAGGACCTTGGGGCCTTTGCCAAAGAGGAAGCTGCTCGGATCCGCCTGGGAGGGCCTGAGCCCTGGAGGGGTCCCCCATCCCCTCGGACTCCCCCAGAGCTCCTGGAATACGGACAGAGCCGTTGTGCCCACTGCCGCA TCTGTACTGTACACTGCCACAAGTTCCTAGTGTCCAGGGTTGGTGAAGACTGGATCTTCCTTGTCCTGCTGGGACTCCTCATGGCATTGGTGAGCTGGGCCATGGACTATGCCATCGCTGCCTGTCTGCAGG CTCAGCAGTGGATGTCCCGGGGCTTAGATGCCAACATCTTGCTGCAGTACCTGGCCTGGGTCACCTACCCCATCGTCCTCATCACTTTCTCAGCGGGATTCACACAGATCCTAGCTCCTCAGGCTGTTG GGTCCGGCATCCCCGAGATGAAGACCATCTTGCGGGGAGTGGTGCTGAAGGAATACCTCACCCTCAAGACCTTTGTAGCTAAGGTTATCGGTCTCACCTGTGCCCTGGGCAGCGGGATGCCGCTTGGCAAAGAG GGCCCTTTTGTGCATATCGCAAGCATGTGTGCCGCCCTGCTCAGCAAGTTCCTCTCCCTCTTTGGGGGCATCTATGAG AATGAATCCCGGAACACAGAGATGCTGGCGGCGGCCTGTGCAGTAGGCGTGGGCTGCTGCTTTGCAGCGCCCATTGGAG GCGTACTGTTCAGCATTGAGGTCACCTCCACCTTCTTTGCGGTGCGGAACTACTGGCGGGGCTTCTTTGCTGCCACCTTCAGTGCCTTCATCTTCCGGGTCTTGGCTGTCTGGAACCGTGATGAAG AGACTATCACTGCTCTCTTCAAAACTCGATTCCGGCTCGACTTCCCCTTTGACCTGCAGGAACTGCCAGCCTTTGCTGTCATTGG CATTGCTAGTGGCTTTGGGGGAGCCCTCTTTGTGTACCTGAACCGGAAGATTGTCCAGGTGATGCGGAAGCAGAAAACCATCAACCGCTTCCTCATGAAGAA ACGCCtgctcttcccagctctggtGACCCTGCTCATCTCTACTCTGACCTTCCCCCCTGGCTTCGGACAGTTCATGGCTGGACAG CTCTCACAGAAAGAGACACTGGTCACCCTGTTTGACAACCGGACATGGGTCCGCCAGGGCTTGGTGGAGGAGCTAGAGCCACCCAGCACTTCACAGGCCTGGAGCCCTCCGCGTGCCAATGTCTTCCTTACTCTGGTCATCTTCATTCTCATGAAG TTCTGGATGTCTGCGCTGGCTACCACCATCCCGGTGCCCTGTGGGGCCTTCATGCCAGTCTTTGTCATTG GAGCAGCATTTGGGCGTCTGGTGGGCGAAAGCATGGCTGCCTGGTTCCCTGATGGGATCCACACGGACAGCAGCACCTACCGGATTGTCCCCGGAGGCTACGCAGTGGTGG GAGCAGCCGCACTGGCGGGAGCAGTGACGCACACAGTGTCCACGGCCGTGATTGTGTTCGAGCTCACGGGCCAAATTGCCCACATCCTGCCTGTCATGATTGCCGTCATCCTGGCCAATGCTGTTGCCCAGAGCCTCCAGCCCTCACTCTATGACAGCATCATCCGCATCAAGAAGCTGCCCTATCTACCTGAGCTAGGCTGGGGCCGCCACCA GCAATACCGGGTGCGAGTGGAGGATATTATGGTGCGGGATGTTCCCCATGTGGCTCTCAGCTGCACCTTCCGGGACCTGCGGTTGGCACTGCACAGGACCAAGGGCCGCGTGTTGGCTCTAGTGGAGTCCCCCG AGTCCATGATTCTGCTGGGCTCCATCGAGCGCTCACAGGTGGTGGCATTGCTGGGGGCCCAGCTGAACCCGGCCCGCCGGCGGCAATACATGAAAGAGCATCGAGCTACCCAGGCCTCTCTACCATCTGACCAGGAGAATGCTCCTGGTCCCAAGAGTTCCGTTCGCTTTCAG GTGAACACAGAGGACTCCGACTTCCCTGCAGCCCGGGGGGAGACTCACAAGCCCCTAAAGTCTGCTCTCAAGAGGGGGCCCAGCAATGCCATGAACCTCAGGGAGAGTCCCACAG GGAATGTGGAGCCAGTGGGCATCGCACTGAGGAGCCTCTTCTGTGGGAGTCCACCTCCTGAGGCTACTTCAGAG AGCGACTCAGACCTGGAAGGCGAGATGACCCCCGAGGAG ATTCTGGAGTGGGAGGAGCAGCAATTGGATGAACCTGTCAACTTCAGTGACTGTAAAATTGACCCTGCTCCCTTCCAGCTGGTGGAGCGGACCTCCCTGCACAAG ACTCACACCATCTTCTCACTGCTGGGAGTGGACCATGCTTACGTCACTAGTATTGGCAGACTTATTGGAATCGTCACCCTAAAGGAG CTCCGGAAGGCTATCGAGGGCTCTGTCACAGCACAGGGTGTGAAAGTCCGGCCACCCCTCGCCAGTTTCCGCGACAGTGCCACCAGCAGCAGCGACACAGAGACCACTGAGGTGCATGCATTGTGGGGGCCCCGCTCCCGCCATGGCCTCCCCCGAGAGGGCAGCCCTTCGGACAGTGATGACAAGTGCCAGTGA
- the CLCN2 gene encoding chloride channel protein 2 isoform X3, which produces MAATAAAAAEEGMEPRALQYEQTLMYGRYTQDLGAFAKEEAARIRLGGPEPWRGPPSPRTPPELLEYGQSRCAHCRICTVHCHKFLVSRVGEDWIFLVLLGLLMALVSWAMDYAIAACLQGSGIPEMKTILRGVVLKEYLTLKTFVAKVIGLTCALGSGMPLGKEGPFVHIASMCAALLSKFLSLFGGIYENESRNTEMLAAACAVGVGCCFAAPIGGVLFSIEVTSTFFAVRNYWRGFFAATFSAFIFRVLAVWNRDEETITALFKTRFRLDFPFDLQELPAFAVIGIASGFGGALFVYLNRKIVQVMRKQKTINRFLMKKRLLFPALVTLLISTLTFPPGFGQFMAGQLSQKETLVTLFDNRTWVRQGLVEELEPPSTSQAWSPPRANVFLTLVIFILMKFWMSALATTIPVPCGAFMPVFVIGAAFGRLVGESMAAWFPDGIHTDSSTYRIVPGGYAVVGAAALAGAVTHTVSTAVIVFELTGQIAHILPVMIAVILANAVAQSLQPSLYDSIIRIKKLPYLPELGWGRHQQYRVRVEDIMVRDVPHVALSCTFRDLRLALHRTKGRVLALVESPESMILLGSIERSQVVALLGAQLNPARRRQYMKEHRATQASLPSDQENAPGPKSSVRFQVNTEDSDFPAARGETHKPLKSALKRGPSNAMNLRESPTGNVEPVGIALRSLFCGSPPPEATSELEKAGSCDKRKLKRVRISLASDSDLEGEMTPEEILEWEEQQLDEPVNFSDCKIDPAPFQLVERTSLHKTHTIFSLLGVDHAYVTSIGRLIGIVTLKELRKAIEGSVTAQGVKVRPPLASFRDSATSSSDTETTEVHALWGPRSRHGLPREGSPSDSDDKCQ; this is translated from the exons ATGGCGGCCACGGCGGCCGCGGCGGCGGAGGAAGGGATGGAGCCGCGGGCGCTGCAGTACGAGCAGACCCTG ATGTATGGCCGGTATACTCAGGACCTTGGGGCCTTTGCCAAAGAGGAAGCTGCTCGGATCCGCCTGGGAGGGCCTGAGCCCTGGAGGGGTCCCCCATCCCCTCGGACTCCCCCAGAGCTCCTGGAATACGGACAGAGCCGTTGTGCCCACTGCCGCA TCTGTACTGTACACTGCCACAAGTTCCTAGTGTCCAGGGTTGGTGAAGACTGGATCTTCCTTGTCCTGCTGGGACTCCTCATGGCATTGGTGAGCTGGGCCATGGACTATGCCATCGCTGCCTGTCTGCAGG GGTCCGGCATCCCCGAGATGAAGACCATCTTGCGGGGAGTGGTGCTGAAGGAATACCTCACCCTCAAGACCTTTGTAGCTAAGGTTATCGGTCTCACCTGTGCCCTGGGCAGCGGGATGCCGCTTGGCAAAGAG GGCCCTTTTGTGCATATCGCAAGCATGTGTGCCGCCCTGCTCAGCAAGTTCCTCTCCCTCTTTGGGGGCATCTATGAG AATGAATCCCGGAACACAGAGATGCTGGCGGCGGCCTGTGCAGTAGGCGTGGGCTGCTGCTTTGCAGCGCCCATTGGAG GCGTACTGTTCAGCATTGAGGTCACCTCCACCTTCTTTGCGGTGCGGAACTACTGGCGGGGCTTCTTTGCTGCCACCTTCAGTGCCTTCATCTTCCGGGTCTTGGCTGTCTGGAACCGTGATGAAG AGACTATCACTGCTCTCTTCAAAACTCGATTCCGGCTCGACTTCCCCTTTGACCTGCAGGAACTGCCAGCCTTTGCTGTCATTGG CATTGCTAGTGGCTTTGGGGGAGCCCTCTTTGTGTACCTGAACCGGAAGATTGTCCAGGTGATGCGGAAGCAGAAAACCATCAACCGCTTCCTCATGAAGAA ACGCCtgctcttcccagctctggtGACCCTGCTCATCTCTACTCTGACCTTCCCCCCTGGCTTCGGACAGTTCATGGCTGGACAG CTCTCACAGAAAGAGACACTGGTCACCCTGTTTGACAACCGGACATGGGTCCGCCAGGGCTTGGTGGAGGAGCTAGAGCCACCCAGCACTTCACAGGCCTGGAGCCCTCCGCGTGCCAATGTCTTCCTTACTCTGGTCATCTTCATTCTCATGAAG TTCTGGATGTCTGCGCTGGCTACCACCATCCCGGTGCCCTGTGGGGCCTTCATGCCAGTCTTTGTCATTG GAGCAGCATTTGGGCGTCTGGTGGGCGAAAGCATGGCTGCCTGGTTCCCTGATGGGATCCACACGGACAGCAGCACCTACCGGATTGTCCCCGGAGGCTACGCAGTGGTGG GAGCAGCCGCACTGGCGGGAGCAGTGACGCACACAGTGTCCACGGCCGTGATTGTGTTCGAGCTCACGGGCCAAATTGCCCACATCCTGCCTGTCATGATTGCCGTCATCCTGGCCAATGCTGTTGCCCAGAGCCTCCAGCCCTCACTCTATGACAGCATCATCCGCATCAAGAAGCTGCCCTATCTACCTGAGCTAGGCTGGGGCCGCCACCA GCAATACCGGGTGCGAGTGGAGGATATTATGGTGCGGGATGTTCCCCATGTGGCTCTCAGCTGCACCTTCCGGGACCTGCGGTTGGCACTGCACAGGACCAAGGGCCGCGTGTTGGCTCTAGTGGAGTCCCCCG AGTCCATGATTCTGCTGGGCTCCATCGAGCGCTCACAGGTGGTGGCATTGCTGGGGGCCCAGCTGAACCCGGCCCGCCGGCGGCAATACATGAAAGAGCATCGAGCTACCCAGGCCTCTCTACCATCTGACCAGGAGAATGCTCCTGGTCCCAAGAGTTCCGTTCGCTTTCAG GTGAACACAGAGGACTCCGACTTCCCTGCAGCCCGGGGGGAGACTCACAAGCCCCTAAAGTCTGCTCTCAAGAGGGGGCCCAGCAATGCCATGAACCTCAGGGAGAGTCCCACAG GGAATGTGGAGCCAGTGGGCATCGCACTGAGGAGCCTCTTCTGTGGGAGTCCACCTCCTGAGGCTACTTCAGAG TTGGAGAAGGCGGGATCATGTGACAAGCGCAAGTTGAAGCGGGTCCGAATCTCTCTGGCG AGCGACTCAGACCTGGAAGGCGAGATGACCCCCGAGGAG ATTCTGGAGTGGGAGGAGCAGCAATTGGATGAACCTGTCAACTTCAGTGACTGTAAAATTGACCCTGCTCCCTTCCAGCTGGTGGAGCGGACCTCCCTGCACAAG ACTCACACCATCTTCTCACTGCTGGGAGTGGACCATGCTTACGTCACTAGTATTGGCAGACTTATTGGAATCGTCACCCTAAAGGAG CTCCGGAAGGCTATCGAGGGCTCTGTCACAGCACAGGGTGTGAAAGTCCGGCCACCCCTCGCCAGTTTCCGCGACAGTGCCACCAGCAGCAGCGACACAGAGACCACTGAGGTGCATGCATTGTGGGGGCCCCGCTCCCGCCATGGCCTCCCCCGAGAGGGCAGCCCTTCGGACAGTGATGACAAGTGCCAGTGA
- the CLCN2 gene encoding chloride channel protein 2 isoform X1: protein MAATAAAAAEEGMEPRALQYEQTLMYGRYTQDLGAFAKEEAARIRLGGPEPWRGPPSPRTPPELLEYGQSRCAHCRICTVHCHKFLVSRVGEDWIFLVLLGLLMALVSWAMDYAIAACLQAQQWMSRGLDANILLQYLAWVTYPIVLITFSAGFTQILAPQAVGSGIPEMKTILRGVVLKEYLTLKTFVAKVIGLTCALGSGMPLGKEGPFVHIASMCAALLSKFLSLFGGIYENESRNTEMLAAACAVGVGCCFAAPIGGVLFSIEVTSTFFAVRNYWRGFFAATFSAFIFRVLAVWNRDEETITALFKTRFRLDFPFDLQELPAFAVIGIASGFGGALFVYLNRKIVQVMRKQKTINRFLMKKRLLFPALVTLLISTLTFPPGFGQFMAGQLSQKETLVTLFDNRTWVRQGLVEELEPPSTSQAWSPPRANVFLTLVIFILMKFWMSALATTIPVPCGAFMPVFVIGAAFGRLVGESMAAWFPDGIHTDSSTYRIVPGGYAVVGAAALAGAVTHTVSTAVIVFELTGQIAHILPVMIAVILANAVAQSLQPSLYDSIIRIKKLPYLPELGWGRHQQYRVRVEDIMVRDVPHVALSCTFRDLRLALHRTKGRVLALVESPESMILLGSIERSQVVALLGAQLNPARRRQYMKEHRATQASLPSDQENAPGPKSSVRFQVNTEDSDFPAARGETHKPLKSALKRGPSNAMNLRESPTGNVEPVGIALRSLFCGSPPPEATSELEKAGSCDKRKLKRVRISLASDSDLEGEMTPEEILEWEEQQLDEPVNFSDCKIDPAPFQLVERTSLHKTHTIFSLLGVDHAYVTSIGRLIGIVTLKELRKAIEGSVTAQGVKVRPPLASFRDSATSSSDTETTEVHALWGPRSRHGLPREGSPSDSDDKCQ, encoded by the exons ATGGCGGCCACGGCGGCCGCGGCGGCGGAGGAAGGGATGGAGCCGCGGGCGCTGCAGTACGAGCAGACCCTG ATGTATGGCCGGTATACTCAGGACCTTGGGGCCTTTGCCAAAGAGGAAGCTGCTCGGATCCGCCTGGGAGGGCCTGAGCCCTGGAGGGGTCCCCCATCCCCTCGGACTCCCCCAGAGCTCCTGGAATACGGACAGAGCCGTTGTGCCCACTGCCGCA TCTGTACTGTACACTGCCACAAGTTCCTAGTGTCCAGGGTTGGTGAAGACTGGATCTTCCTTGTCCTGCTGGGACTCCTCATGGCATTGGTGAGCTGGGCCATGGACTATGCCATCGCTGCCTGTCTGCAGG CTCAGCAGTGGATGTCCCGGGGCTTAGATGCCAACATCTTGCTGCAGTACCTGGCCTGGGTCACCTACCCCATCGTCCTCATCACTTTCTCAGCGGGATTCACACAGATCCTAGCTCCTCAGGCTGTTG GGTCCGGCATCCCCGAGATGAAGACCATCTTGCGGGGAGTGGTGCTGAAGGAATACCTCACCCTCAAGACCTTTGTAGCTAAGGTTATCGGTCTCACCTGTGCCCTGGGCAGCGGGATGCCGCTTGGCAAAGAG GGCCCTTTTGTGCATATCGCAAGCATGTGTGCCGCCCTGCTCAGCAAGTTCCTCTCCCTCTTTGGGGGCATCTATGAG AATGAATCCCGGAACACAGAGATGCTGGCGGCGGCCTGTGCAGTAGGCGTGGGCTGCTGCTTTGCAGCGCCCATTGGAG GCGTACTGTTCAGCATTGAGGTCACCTCCACCTTCTTTGCGGTGCGGAACTACTGGCGGGGCTTCTTTGCTGCCACCTTCAGTGCCTTCATCTTCCGGGTCTTGGCTGTCTGGAACCGTGATGAAG AGACTATCACTGCTCTCTTCAAAACTCGATTCCGGCTCGACTTCCCCTTTGACCTGCAGGAACTGCCAGCCTTTGCTGTCATTGG CATTGCTAGTGGCTTTGGGGGAGCCCTCTTTGTGTACCTGAACCGGAAGATTGTCCAGGTGATGCGGAAGCAGAAAACCATCAACCGCTTCCTCATGAAGAA ACGCCtgctcttcccagctctggtGACCCTGCTCATCTCTACTCTGACCTTCCCCCCTGGCTTCGGACAGTTCATGGCTGGACAG CTCTCACAGAAAGAGACACTGGTCACCCTGTTTGACAACCGGACATGGGTCCGCCAGGGCTTGGTGGAGGAGCTAGAGCCACCCAGCACTTCACAGGCCTGGAGCCCTCCGCGTGCCAATGTCTTCCTTACTCTGGTCATCTTCATTCTCATGAAG TTCTGGATGTCTGCGCTGGCTACCACCATCCCGGTGCCCTGTGGGGCCTTCATGCCAGTCTTTGTCATTG GAGCAGCATTTGGGCGTCTGGTGGGCGAAAGCATGGCTGCCTGGTTCCCTGATGGGATCCACACGGACAGCAGCACCTACCGGATTGTCCCCGGAGGCTACGCAGTGGTGG GAGCAGCCGCACTGGCGGGAGCAGTGACGCACACAGTGTCCACGGCCGTGATTGTGTTCGAGCTCACGGGCCAAATTGCCCACATCCTGCCTGTCATGATTGCCGTCATCCTGGCCAATGCTGTTGCCCAGAGCCTCCAGCCCTCACTCTATGACAGCATCATCCGCATCAAGAAGCTGCCCTATCTACCTGAGCTAGGCTGGGGCCGCCACCA GCAATACCGGGTGCGAGTGGAGGATATTATGGTGCGGGATGTTCCCCATGTGGCTCTCAGCTGCACCTTCCGGGACCTGCGGTTGGCACTGCACAGGACCAAGGGCCGCGTGTTGGCTCTAGTGGAGTCCCCCG AGTCCATGATTCTGCTGGGCTCCATCGAGCGCTCACAGGTGGTGGCATTGCTGGGGGCCCAGCTGAACCCGGCCCGCCGGCGGCAATACATGAAAGAGCATCGAGCTACCCAGGCCTCTCTACCATCTGACCAGGAGAATGCTCCTGGTCCCAAGAGTTCCGTTCGCTTTCAG GTGAACACAGAGGACTCCGACTTCCCTGCAGCCCGGGGGGAGACTCACAAGCCCCTAAAGTCTGCTCTCAAGAGGGGGCCCAGCAATGCCATGAACCTCAGGGAGAGTCCCACAG GGAATGTGGAGCCAGTGGGCATCGCACTGAGGAGCCTCTTCTGTGGGAGTCCACCTCCTGAGGCTACTTCAGAG TTGGAGAAGGCGGGATCATGTGACAAGCGCAAGTTGAAGCGGGTCCGAATCTCTCTGGCG AGCGACTCAGACCTGGAAGGCGAGATGACCCCCGAGGAG ATTCTGGAGTGGGAGGAGCAGCAATTGGATGAACCTGTCAACTTCAGTGACTGTAAAATTGACCCTGCTCCCTTCCAGCTGGTGGAGCGGACCTCCCTGCACAAG ACTCACACCATCTTCTCACTGCTGGGAGTGGACCATGCTTACGTCACTAGTATTGGCAGACTTATTGGAATCGTCACCCTAAAGGAG CTCCGGAAGGCTATCGAGGGCTCTGTCACAGCACAGGGTGTGAAAGTCCGGCCACCCCTCGCCAGTTTCCGCGACAGTGCCACCAGCAGCAGCGACACAGAGACCACTGAGGTGCATGCATTGTGGGGGCCCCGCTCCCGCCATGGCCTCCCCCGAGAGGGCAGCCCTTCGGACAGTGATGACAAGTGCCAGTGA